The genomic segment agccagcagtgtgtccaggtggccaagaaggccaatggcatcctggcctggatcagaaATAGTATGGTCACCAAAACCATGGAAGAGATTTTCCCGGGCactcggcactggtgaggctgcactttgAGTGCTGTGTTGAGATCTGAgtccctcactgcaagaaggacattgaggtgctggactgtatccagagacaggcaacaaagctggtgaagggtctggagcacaagtttgatgaggagcagctgagtgaACTGGGGTTATTCAGCctgcaggagactgaggggagatatgatcactctacaGCTATAGACAAGAGGTCATAGTGAGGTGAGaatcagtctcttttcccaagtgataggacaaggggaaatggcatcaatgggaggtttagattggacattgaGAAGATCTTCTTCACTGagagacactggcacaggcttcccagggaggtgacaCAGTCACCGtccctagagatattaaaagctgtgtagctgaggtgctgagggacatgggttagtggtgggcttggcagtgtgagtggttggacttgatgatcttaaaggttttttccaaacaaaatgattctatgattctaaatgtaTGGACTCTCAGCACTCCCACTTGCTACTGGAtcaagaaatgaaacatttgaaGAATACACAAGAAAGGCAGTGTTTTGTTTAAACTTTAATTAGACAGCAGTTCTACACAATTTTCTTGAACTGCCGAGTCCTACAGAGTAAACAGATTGCTGCCAAGCTGTTGATAGAGCATTTCATCCATATGCTGACCCATCTGCAAGTTGTATTcattatttttcactgaaaactcATGTCTTATGAACTATAGAAAAACATTGAACTGATATTTATCCCGCTGCAGCTCTTTATCTTCTAGCCATCATGGAAATTATGACAATGGTCAAGACAATGGTTCCGGCAATTCCACCAACTGTCATTCCCAGAATGTTCCCGTGGATCTGCATTGTCTGACACCTCTCACCTGTAAAGATGAAGGCTTGTCCTGACGGGCACCTAGGAAAACAAAGTACAGATTCATATAGACAAAGAGGTTCGTCCTGCCCTATAGACCCACTTCAAGGTCTTCACACTCATTATCCTGGATAAGCATCTCCTATTAGAGGGGTTTACGTCACAGCACCTTCACCTTCTTTGGAGGCTATTTATATTCACAGTAAGCATCAAAAAAGGGGGCTTCTTTACCTTCCCTTATGGCTGCCAGTAGAAACCAGTCACTGTGTGAAGTGGCTTTTTCCTACTGTCCCTTAAAAAGCTAGGGCCTTAGACCTCTGAGGTCTGTAGCCCTGAATAATTCTTAGCTGCATCATTTGATTGAGGAGAAAGTCAAGGCAAGCGGGGAAGAGGTCCATGGTACCTGCAGCTTGCTCTTCCTTTCACATTTATGCAGATTCCATCATTCTTGCAAGGGTTTGGGTCACACGGGTCTTGCAGATATGGCAGATCATCTTGAAAGGGCTCCATATCCTGGGCTGCTCTCTTCTGCCTTTCAAGAATGAGGCTTTCCGTGAAGGCAGACTGCACAGGTTCAATAGGGACTTCAGTGTTAGTGAGGTAAgttatatcttttaaaaatgaaagagagaagaaagacatCAGGTAACACTGAGTGATGTTATATGTAGCATTCTTCATACCAGCGGCTCACAGGGTGTTTTGGAGACCAGAGAGTACTCTTTATCCATTTGCCCTTTACAGAACTCTTACTGCACCACAGCAAGTTCTGCATATTTAAAGCACAAGATACAGAATAATAGTGAAATGATGGTAACTGATTAAGCAAATCAGTAATATTCTGTACTGTGAAAAATTATGCCAAGTGTGGCAGTtctgtttgaaaataaacaCTATGAGGAAATCCTTCAATGCTTAGAAATAGATATAGCTATTGGTTAGGGTGCTTAAAGGTGTCAAAGAAGTTAACTTTCAGTAAATCTTTGCCATTTAGATTCCTCTGAAGTCACAAACACTTTGGTCAACATCACCCACCTGAAACTAAGACACAGAAATGCTTTATAAAGCTGATCCTCATTAGAGAAGATGACTCTGAGACAGGTGGCAATAGGTACTTGAATGTATGAAAAGAGGTAGAAAGGATAACCCATTTGTTTTTGTAATAAGAATCAGGAAGATGGTCTTTACCATTAAATTCTGCAAAAATAATCAGGTCATCATTTTTCAGGAAACTTCTCCGTCTCATTTGGCTGTGGGATATGAAGTTAGTCCATCCAAGTGCTACAGTTCTATAGCAATTGCATGAGGCATCAAATTCTCCAACAATTGATGGTTTATTCCATATTAAGCTTCCATTAGCAGCTGCAAAGAGAATATGAGTGGCAAGTAAGAACCCCAAGATTCTACAGTGGGAAGTATGACATGACTTCTTTCTGTATTATGGTGTTAAACAGCATTTATGCTGTAAATCAAGCTCAGAGCTCAAGTGCCCAAACCATACAGGACTGTCAAATTATaggtcccagcagatccttagACATGGTTTGCATGAAGACTCGTAGTCCATGTGTGGGCATTGAAATTCCACAACTCTTGTGTACTAGCCAAACACAAGTTACTTCCTCATTGTCACCAGCTAAAATCTCTGTGCTGCATAAAAGGATGCTCCCTCATCAGTTTTCAAGTACACATGGTTTAGAGTCCAGCAGATTTTGTTCACTGCTATGGTTCTGTTAAACATATTCATATCTAAGGTTTAAAACCTCCTACTGAAAAAGTGTGTACTAAACTTCCACTGGAAAAAGTGAAGAGGGATGGAGATTCATCtttagtgttttattttgtacCAAACTCAATGTTGTCCTGTTCTTACTTCTTTTAATGAACACATCCATGGAAAATCCTAGGGCTGGATGTGGAACTATGATGCTACATGCTATATAAATCTGGAGTTAAAAGTACTCCCTGTGTCAAAGAGTTCATGATCTGCAGTCTAGACCCAGCCAAGCAATATAGGCTTCAAATGCTGCAGACTAATCTCGTAGGCGTTTTCaggtattttttccttaatacaGCTACGATGTGAACCCTGTCCATTCAAACCATGTACATTCAAGTTAACCGAGCCTCCAAAACTCAGTTTTAAATAATTCCTGATTTACTAATGGAATACAGCACCCTGATGGCATTCCACATCCTGTAGTGACATATTACCTATCATAATGGGCAAACCACAGGAAGAACTGGAAGTGCCAACTCTCAGGAGAGCTCTGCATTTAGAGTGTAACTCAGCCCAGAGATTGTGCACAATGACACCAACATTCTATGTGTCACTTGTCACTCTAGTGATCTTTTGCAGACAGGGATACTGAGTCATATACACGAAAGTGTCCAAAATTGTGAAATGCAGCCGAAGTTGCCCAACTCTGAGTCCTACACTCAGTTCTCTGACTCAGATTCCTTcgctttcctttttctctgagcGGACACCACTTACCTGAGGAAATATGGTCTTCACTTGTGGTGAAGCTTTTGCTTGAGGACATCCTTTGCAAGACATCAGGGTCCTGGTCCAGCACGGTGATTGTAGCTTGACGATTCAAAGCTGGCCACTCCAGAACACCATCATTCTCTCCACTGCACAAGTGAAATGCAATGCGAGAGTAGCCACTGATGCTGGCATGGGGGTACAAACTTATACCAAAACCATAACCCTCAGGGCTATAAAATCGGGGACTTTGAATAACGTTACTCGATGAGTTTTCCAGGATTTTACTGAAATTCCGAACAACCCACACAGCTGTGGGACAGGGGGTCTCTGTCAGTGCGATGTCATCAATAGCAATCCCACCAGACGAAGAGCTGGGGTCACCCTTTAATCCTTGGAAGAAGTAACGGAACTTCTTCTGAGCGTTGAGGGTTACGTGGGCAATTTTCCAGTCATGGTCATTATCCGCTTTAgtaaaagggaaggaaaacattGCTGTCAacgtgatcatagaatcatagaatggtaggggttggaaggcacctttagagatcatctagtctaactcccctgcagaagcaggttcacctagatcaggttgtataggaacatgtccaggcgggtcttgaagtcctccaaggaaggagactccacaacccctctgggcagcctgtgccagggctccctcacctgaacagtgaaatagttttttcttagatttaagtggaactttttgtgttccagcttcatcccattaccccttgtcctgttactatctactacagaaaaaagcgatgtcccaacctcctgacacccaccctttagatatttataaatgttaataagatctcccctcagtctcctcctctctagactaaacagccccagttcccgcagcattttctcatatgaaagatgtttcagtcccctgatcatcttggtggccctgcactggcctctctcaagaagttctctgtccctcttgagctgaggagctcagaactggacacaggactccagatgaggcctcaccagggcagagtagaggagaagcagaacctcctttgacctgctggccacactattcttgatgcatctcaggatgccactggccttcttggccacgagggcacattgctggctcatggttagcttattatcaataagaactcccaggtctctctcggcagagctgctctccagcagttcgacccccagcctattctggtacatggagttattccttcccagatgcaggactctgcacttgttgaatctcatgaggttcctctctgcccaactctcaagccgatcgagatcccactgaatggcagcacagccttctggggaatcagccagtcctcccagtttggtgtcatcagggaacttgctgagggtacactctgtcccctcatccaggtcaccgatgaagatgttgaacaagactggccccagaaccgatccctgaggaactccactggccacaggcctccaactcgactctgtgccattgatcaccaccctctgggctctgtcattcagccagctctcgatccacctcactgtccactcatccaagccacactgcctgagctttctgatgaggatgttatgggagacagtatcaatagccttgctgaagtcaatcTCCAGCAGAGTTTGGGATCCCTCTCAATGACTGGACTAAACCATCAATAGCATTATTAGGAACATTATGACTTCCGCTGTGGAGCATCTAAATTACATTATTACAACACACAGTTTTACTGCTAAATGCCCTCACATGATATTAGCCAAATTGCAATATATTCTCGTAGCTTcaggaaaatgttttgatttctcAGCCAATCCACTGCAGTCATAGACtcagtaagaaaatatttccttcccTAATGTTCTATATATTCCTGTTATTTCCAGAGTTACCTTCAAAAGTTTGAATTTTCCTCATCTTGCGAACGTTTCCCGTGCCATCATCCTCTTTAAGCCAGATGATCAGCTTGTCTGAAGGACTTCCTGTGATCTTATAGAAGAACTGGAGGCACTGCTGAGTTCTCTTTGGATAAAGGATGCGAGACTCTAGGACTGCCACCTCATCTGCCTCACCAGAACTGGTGCTGAAGTACATGAAATATCCAGCATCTGTGAAGAAAGTGTAGAGTGTCTTTGTCTCTTTACAGATTTTCTGCCAGCTGCATGGTGTAAATTTATTATTTCAACTACACAGTTTCAGTGGGCATAACTGTAGGCATAATTCATACTTAACATTAATACTAGAGGAACCATCCAAGACAGATCAGGATAAGAACAGGACTATTAGTTTAGCATGTACATGCAACTCATTGCTGTCAATTTTGCACCACTTGGTCTAGTTGGAAGTTGGATGCCTCAGGAACATCAGAGATATGAGACAGAGGATTCAGTGCTGACTGCAAGTATGTAGGCATACTTGTAAACTTGATTTATAGTGAACATAACCTAAAGATGAGATCTTAGAGATCATGTGCTGTATTACCTTGTCATTTCTTATAAATTCCTTAACAATAATTTATTATCAGTgataaagataataaaaaaggGTTGGACAGAAAACTAGCACTGTCCTGACCTTGAACATgaagcagctcttttttttacAAGCTTGCCCAAAGGCATTTAAAAACTCTGCTTCTCATTTTGGGGAAACTGTTTCAGAATTCCTGCCACTCTAGTTTATTTTCCCACCAACATTTCCTTAAGTGCTCTTTAATTTAGATCTGAAGTGTCTACTTTTACCTTTATATTTACAAGAGATTCATTATTTCCATACATATCTATTGGGATTTAATCTTTATTCTTGCTTGCAAGCTGTCACCCTGAAACTATGACTGGGGGTGACTTTGCCCTGTTTTagatttcttcctttgaaaaatggCCAAATTAccatgtggggaaaaaaaaaaagcattatgcCTAAGTATAATGTGAAATACTTTGAAACTTTCTTCTACCTCCAGAACCAACACTCTTGAAAGTTTCACTTATCATTCACTTTGCAAACAGAACATTTATGAGTGGCTATGATTGCTGTTTCAGTCGAGGTAACACAACTCTTACTGTGGAATTTGCAGTAAATCTATTTCCAGATTATACTTAAAAGGCCTCTAGTTAAGATTGCTCTTTGTCCCCTTTTATCTTAGTGGTGTGGAGAACTTTCCACTCTGTTGAAAAAGCTTAATGAGAGCACAAGTGCAACCTTAATCTGACATTCACAGGACCAAGacatgtgaaaagaaaaagagctttttGCTTAACTAGAAACACTACAACTCAGTTGTTTGCTGGGTAGCGTCTCAAATACAGTCATTTAATTCTATGTTTTTGGAGTAGCCAATACTGGGTTTTCTCAAGGATTGACTACAATGACAGGTTCAGAGAAGCTGCTAAAGCACACAGACATGCACAAGGGACCATTACTCTTTTCTACAGAACAGTGTTCTGCTACTTCGTTTTACCTCTACAGCGCCCAGAAAGCGTGTGGtcttcctctcctgcagcactgctctgttGATGGACCCAGTCTAGATCATCTGTAGCACCCTGAATCATGCCACAGATATTGTCAAGCTCAAAAGAACACTGGTCCAAAAGAGTGTGAgatgaagctgaaaaaaatgcacACATGATTACTTCTAAAGTAATACCCCATTAACATTCCTGCTCTAATTTGAAGGGGGGCATGGGGAGTGGGACGGTATTTGCACTAGTCTAAATATCATGTAGAAAAGACAACTCAGAGTAGATGTGAGACTGATGTcccaaaagaagaaatatttggtTTCAGGAAGGATTCCCTGCATAAAAGTAACATTTAATTGCTTTCCGGAAGTTCAACAAACTCCCATGCAGCAGATGAAGCACAGTGACTGATGGTGGCTGTCTTTGTGCCTGCTTGTAAGCCTTGGAGAGACAAGTCACTTTGTGGTGGTGGTGTATTTAATCATTCCTTGGCTGGAGATTGTTGTTCTTCATGGCTCACATGCCTGCTTGATCAGCATGGGCACTATTCGTCGACTTCAAGCAAAGTCCAACCAGTTACCTTGGGCTGGTTCATCTGAGTTTGCCTGCAAGTTGATGCTTCTGCTGACAGATCCATGGGGATTATAACTTGTTGATAACCATCACATGTGGTGATATCTTCAACTAGCTTAGCAATGAACTAGAAAATGTCAGACTTAGCCAATCTCAGGGGCAAAATAACATAATTAAGACCAAACAACAGTAAAAGAGGACAAAGTACAGCTGTATTCACCTCACAAATGCACAGCAAAGCTGCGCACACATCAGCAGAACACAACTCCCTGTCTAAACCCTGAGCAGCAATATTCAAGAAAAGCTGTGAATGGATTGACTTTCATTGACTAATTGAACTTTTACAAAGGTAATTATAGTTAGTCAAGCCAAAGAGAGGGATCAGGAAGGAATTAACAGTTTGGGCCTTTGCATCACAGGTCCACTTCCACATCTCAAGAACAATAAAGAAGagtttttgtggttttagaGCCGTAAGGGAGGTGAACCATCTAGGCCCAAGTATAAACAAGGAAACAGTTTCCTGTGGCTGAATTATGACTTACTGCAGTTATACATGCGATTCAGTCTTTCCAGGTCAATGGCGCTGAGATCTAGACGTTGTCCAATTATGTCATCAAATTCTGGTATCTTCGTTGTGATTGTGGGgatgctttcatttttgttaaatGAAAATGGCTGATAGTGCATCACTGATTCGTAGTCATAGGGGGTGTTCAGATCAGTGATGTAGGTGTCATCGTA from the Colius striatus isolate bColStr4 chromosome 2, bColStr4.1.hap1, whole genome shotgun sequence genome contains:
- the MEP1A gene encoding meprin A subunit alpha, whose protein sequence is MGSNIFPLCLVLLLHYAYGTPVSVRQLSSKAANANADEIIKDIPDINLAAGLDLFQGDIMLPKNQRNALRNEFYRWKFPVPYILGDDLDLNAKAVILQAFEMFRLKSCIDFKPYEGESSYIFFIKGSGCWSMVGDLQTGQNLSIGTGCDYRAIVEHEVLHALGFYHEQSRTDRDDYVTIWWDEIIAGREHNFEKYDDTYITDLNTPYDYESVMHYQPFSFNKNESIPTITTKIPEFDDIIGQRLDLSAIDLERLNRMYNCTSSHTLLDQCSFELDNICGMIQGATDDLDWVHQQSSAAGEEDHTLSGRCRDAGYFMYFSTSSGEADEVAVLESRILYPKRTQQCLQFFYKITGSPSDKLIIWLKEDDGTGNVRKMRKIQTFEADNDHDWKIAHVTLNAQKKFRYFFQGLKGDPSSSSGGIAIDDIALTETPCPTAVWVVRNFSKILENSSSNVIQSPRFYSPEGYGFGISLYPHASISGYSRIAFHLCSGENDGVLEWPALNRQATITVLDQDPDVLQRMSSSKSFTTSEDHISSAANGSLIWNKPSIVGEFDASCNCYRTVALGWTNFISHSQMRRRSFLKNDDLIIFAEFNDITYLTNTEVPIEPVQSAFTESLILERQKRAAQDMEPFQDDLPYLQDPCDPNPCKNDGICINVKGRASCRCPSGQAFIFTGERCQTMQIHGNILGMTVGGIAGTIVLTIVIISMMARR